A region of the Marinitoga sp. 1197 genome:
AAAGTATTATCACTCATTGATATTTACAATAATAGCATCAGCAGGAATAGATGTAAAAGCAGAAGAATTAACAAACTTAGGACGAAGTGACCTTGTAATAGATTTTGATGAAAGGATATATCTTTTTGAAATAAAAGTGGATAAAAGCGCAATTGATGCAATAAACCAGATAAAAGAAAAGAAATATTATGAAAAATACAAAGGAAAAGAAATATATATAATAGGGATAAACATAGATTCAGAAAAAAGGAATATTGATGATTATATAATAGAAAAGATATAAAATCCAATTTTTAATCCTAAAACCCGCCGTAGGCGTGTAACACCGGAGGTGAGCCATGAGAAGATTCTGCACAAGTGGTCCTGTTGATAAAAAGACATGTTATTATATTGAGAGACCCGATATAATGAAAGAGGCACTTGATCATATAGAAAATTGGAGATACTTTACAGTATCAGCGCCAAGACAAAGTGGAAAGACAACATTGTTAAAAGATATAGTTGAAAAAACAAAAGAAAAATATTTACCTATTTTTATATCTTTTGAAGATTATGATGGCTTAGAAGATGAAAAAGAGTTTATAGAAGTATTTTTAGAAGATATAATAAAAAAATTAAAAAATCAAAATATAAAAATAGGAATAAAAAAAGA
Encoded here:
- a CDS encoding PD-(D/E)XK nuclease domain-containing protein; this translates as KRYGLVKKYILDYPNLEVKNSFSKLILEANYGLKEDELEIVNEIYIKIAENDIKGLIEEIKKIISAIPYNLHKKEEKYYHSLIFTIIASAGIDVKAEELTNLGRSDLVIDFDERIYLFEIKVDKSAIDAINQIKEKKYYEKYKGKEIYIIGINIDSEKRNIDDYIIEKI